The Paenibacillus sp. FSL H7-0357 nucleotide sequence CTGGCCGCGCGGCATCCCGGTGCCGTCGCGGAGGCGATGGAAGGCCACGGGGTTGCCGTGGCCGCCCGGCACTTCGGGATCGCGGCGCTGGAGCTGCGCGCGATCTCGAACCCGGTCGGCCCGCGCGACCGGGCGGCGTGGAAAATCAATGAAGCCATGGATGCCCTCGCGGCCGCGGCTGCGATACTACTGGAGGTGCTGTAATGACAACCGAACTGAATATTGCCTTTTCCCCTTGCCCCAATGACACCTTTGTGTTCCATGCCTGGGCGCACGGGCTAGTAGAGAATGCACCCAAGCTGAATGTTACCTTTGCAGATATTGATATTACGAACGGTCTGGCTGCTGATGGCGCCGGGCCTGAGGTGCTCAAAATTTCCTATGCTGCCCTTCCCTGGGTGCTGGAGCGGTACAAGCTGCTGCCTTGCGGCGGCGCACTTGGCCGGGGCTGCGGCCCGCTGGTGCTGACCCGCAAAGGGCCGGGCGCGATCAAGCATCCCAAGGAGCTGTCGGGCCGCAGAATCGCCGTACCCAGCGAGCGCTCCACCGCCTATCTGCTGTTCCGGCTGTGGGCTGCGCAGCAGGTGCCGAGCGGCCCATCCGAAATCGTCGTCATGCCTTTCGATGAGATTATGCCTGCTGTGCGTGACGGGCAGATTGATGCCGGACTGGTGATTCACGAAGCCCGGTTCACTTATCCTTCCTACGGTCTCCACATGCTGACCGATCTTGGCAACTGGTGGGAAAGTGATACCGGACTGCCTATACCGCTTGGGGCAATTATCGCCCGCCGCGATCTGGACAGCGAAGCCATCTCCGGCTGGATACGCAGTTCACTGCAGTACGCCTGGGATCATCCTACAGCAAGCAGAGATTATGTC carries:
- a CDS encoding 1,4-dihydroxy-6-naphthoate synthase encodes the protein MNIAFSPCPNDTFVFHAWAHGLVENAPKLNVTFADIDITNGLAADGAGPEVLKISYAALPWVLERYKLLPCGGALGRGCGPLVLTRKGPGAIKHPKELSGRRIAVPSERSTAYLLFRLWAAQQVPSGPSEIVVMPFDEIMPAVRDGQIDAGLVIHEARFTYPSYGLHMLTDLGNWWESDTGLPIPLGAIIARRDLDSEAISGWIRSSLQYAWDHPTASRDYVLDHAQELSPEVAKSHIDLYVNEFSMNLGEDGYAAISALLNRAAAEGLVPAVAPELLR